A single window of Priestia filamentosa DNA harbors:
- a CDS encoding cytochrome C assembly family protein → MVEINLTRIYELVVVLYAISVLLYFIDFLLNNRKANRTAFWLLAIVWVLQTFFLLFRMIETGRFPILTIFEGIYFYAWVLITLSLLINRFLRVDFLVFFTNVIGFFVMALHTFVPMQDYSTVQGERLVSELLIFHITMAILSYGAFSISFVFSSLYVLQYHLLKKKKWGKRLIRLGDLSRLDYLSYLLNVVALPLLLLSLLLGVMWAYMKLDHFHWYDVKVLGSFLVLIVYSVYLYVRISRGQQGKSMAFWNMASFLILLINFFLFGSLSNFHFWNS, encoded by the coding sequence ATGGTAGAAATCAATTTAACAAGAATTTATGAGCTTGTTGTCGTACTTTATGCTATAAGTGTGCTATTATATTTTATCGATTTTTTACTTAACAACCGGAAGGCGAATCGAACAGCCTTCTGGTTGCTTGCTATTGTCTGGGTATTACAAACATTTTTTCTCCTGTTCAGAATGATAGAAACAGGAAGATTTCCCATCTTAACGATATTTGAAGGGATCTATTTTTATGCATGGGTACTTATTACACTCTCTCTTCTTATCAATCGCTTTTTGAGAGTGGATTTTCTTGTGTTCTTCACAAATGTAATTGGTTTTTTTGTGATGGCGTTACATACTTTTGTACCTATGCAAGACTATTCTACTGTTCAAGGAGAACGCCTAGTTTCAGAGTTATTAATTTTTCATATTACAATGGCAATTTTGTCGTATGGGGCATTCTCGATTTCTTTTGTTTTTTCATCACTTTATGTTCTGCAATATCATCTCTTGAAAAAGAAAAAGTGGGGGAAACGGCTGATAAGGCTTGGAGATTTATCAAGACTTGATTATCTCTCTTATCTTTTAAATGTTGTTGCTCTTCCGCTCTTGCTCCTCTCTCTTCTTTTAGGCGTTATGTGGGCTTATATGAAACTTGATCATTTTCATTGGTATGACGTAAAAGTACTTGGTTCTTTTCTTGTACTTATTGTCTATAGTGTCTATCTTTATGTAAGAATAAGTAGGGGACAGCAAGGAAAATCAATGGCCTTTTGGAATATGGCTTCGTTTTTAATTTTACTAATAAACTTCTTTTTATTTGGAAGTTTATCTAACTTTCATTTTTGGAACTCGTAG
- the hemA gene encoding glutamyl-tRNA reductase, whose amino-acid sequence MHIIAIGLNYRTAPVEIREKVSFNDSELSEAMRVLKEQKSVLENVIVSTCNRTEIYAVVDQLHTGRYYVKAFLAEWFNISKEELSPYLTIYEHDAAIEHLYRVVSGLDSMVLGETQILGQVRSSFLTAQGQGATGTVFNQLFKEAVTLAKRAHHYTDIGANAVSVSYAAVELGKKIFGNLSQKHVLILGAGKMGELAAKNLSGSGVGNVTVINRTKEKAEALAQRFEGNARSFEDLAGALLEADIVISSTSATEYVITKETMKEVEKLRKGRPIFMVDIAVPRDLDPSLSELETVFLYDIDDLEGIVEANLQERQKAAETIEIMIEAAVVEFKTWIGTLGVVPVISALRQKALNIQSETMKSIERKLPNLTERERKVLNKHTKSIINQLLKDPILSAKELAGQKGAEESLQLFMKIFDIEHMVQDERTIEKKVEKAPLAHEIVHPS is encoded by the coding sequence ATGCACATTATTGCGATCGGCTTAAATTATCGAACAGCCCCTGTTGAAATTCGCGAAAAGGTAAGTTTTAACGATAGTGAACTGTCTGAAGCGATGCGTGTTCTTAAAGAGCAAAAGAGCGTTTTAGAAAACGTAATTGTGTCAACATGCAATCGGACAGAAATCTATGCAGTTGTTGATCAGTTGCATACAGGGCGTTATTATGTAAAAGCTTTTTTAGCTGAATGGTTTAATATAAGTAAAGAGGAACTTTCTCCATATTTAACAATATACGAGCATGATGCTGCGATTGAGCATTTATATCGTGTTGTTAGCGGGTTAGATTCAATGGTATTAGGTGAAACTCAAATTCTTGGTCAAGTTCGTTCAAGCTTTTTAACAGCGCAAGGCCAAGGAGCAACAGGAACGGTATTTAATCAGCTTTTTAAAGAAGCTGTGACACTTGCAAAACGAGCACATCACTACACGGATATCGGTGCAAATGCTGTGTCTGTTAGCTATGCAGCTGTTGAACTTGGGAAAAAGATATTTGGTAATCTGTCACAAAAGCATGTCCTTATTTTAGGTGCTGGTAAAATGGGCGAGCTTGCTGCTAAAAACTTATCTGGCAGTGGAGTTGGCAATGTGACGGTTATTAATCGTACAAAGGAAAAAGCAGAAGCCTTAGCACAGCGTTTTGAAGGAAATGCAAGAAGTTTTGAAGATCTTGCAGGTGCCTTGCTTGAAGCGGATATCGTCATTAGTTCAACATCAGCAACAGAATATGTTATTACTAAAGAGACGATGAAAGAAGTAGAAAAGTTGCGCAAAGGTCGCCCAATTTTTATGGTGGATATTGCTGTTCCGCGCGATTTAGATCCATCTCTTAGCGAACTAGAAACAGTTTTCTTATATGATATTGATGATTTAGAGGGTATTGTGGAAGCAAACCTGCAAGAACGTCAGAAGGCAGCTGAGACAATTGAAATTATGATTGAAGCAGCTGTTGTAGAATTTAAAACATGGATTGGAACGCTTGGTGTTGTGCCTGTCATTTCAGCACTTCGTCAAAAAGCGCTCAATATCCAAAGTGAAACAATGAAAAGCATTGAGCGAAAGCTTCCAAATTTGACAGAACGTGAGCGGAAAGTATTAAATAAACATACAAAAAGCATTATTAATCAGCTACTGAAAGATCCAATTTTAAGTGCGAAAGAGCTTGCTGGTCAAAAAGGTGCAGAAGAGTCACTTCAGTTATTTATGAAGATTTTTGATATCGAACATATGGTACAAGATGAACGTACTATTGAAAAGAAGGTAGAAAAAGCGCCCCTTGCTCATGAAATTGTACATCCGTCATAA
- a CDS encoding uroporphyrinogen-III synthase: MDSAPLFGKRILITRPKEQSAPFVRLIEQYGGTPLVVPLLKIRHVKNKEKVKETLRHVHEYQWLVFTSQNGVSIFFDLLKGPSVNQKIKSTAKIAVVGDKTEKVLKEHGYSSILKPSVFTGEALLGELLKVVPKEEKILFVRGNLAKDTIPKGLREQGLEVETITVYETVADKDKQKELDFLVKEEQMDAITFMSPSAVNAFCELVPYSQKENGRNLPLVCVGDVTGKRAEACGFSERHIAHSASVDGMMKVLIHYFSKKGSD; encoded by the coding sequence ATGGACTCAGCTCCTCTTTTTGGTAAACGCATTTTGATTACGCGTCCAAAAGAGCAGAGTGCTCCATTTGTTCGGTTAATTGAACAATATGGAGGAACGCCGCTTGTAGTGCCTCTTTTAAAAATTCGCCATGTGAAAAATAAAGAAAAAGTAAAAGAAACGCTGAGACATGTACATGAATATCAATGGCTTGTTTTTACAAGCCAAAATGGAGTCTCCATTTTTTTTGATTTGTTAAAAGGTCCATCTGTTAATCAAAAAATAAAGAGTACAGCAAAGATAGCGGTAGTTGGAGACAAGACAGAAAAGGTACTAAAAGAACATGGATATTCTTCTATTTTAAAACCTTCTGTGTTTACAGGAGAAGCTCTTTTAGGAGAACTTTTAAAAGTTGTGCCAAAGGAAGAGAAAATTCTCTTTGTTCGTGGAAATCTAGCGAAAGACACTATCCCTAAAGGTCTAAGAGAGCAAGGATTAGAAGTAGAGACCATAACAGTATATGAAACAGTGGCTGACAAGGACAAGCAGAAAGAGCTTGATTTTCTTGTGAAAGAGGAGCAAATGGATGCTATTACTTTTATGAGCCCATCAGCCGTCAACGCGTTTTGTGAATTGGTTCCATACTCACAAAAGGAAAACGGACGGAACCTGCCGCTTGTGTGTGTTGGAGATGTAACAGGAAAAAGAGCAGAAGCATGCGGTTTTTCTGAGCGCCATATTGCGCACAGTGCTTCTGTAGATGGTATGATGAAAGTATTAATACATTATTTTTCAAAAAAAGGGAGTGACTAG
- the hemC gene encoding hydroxymethylbilane synthase: protein MRKIVVGSRKSKLALTQTKWVIEQLKKLGGNYDFEIKEIVTRGDQILDVTLSKVGGKGLFVKEIEQSMLNKEIDFAVHSMKDMPAVLPDGLTIGCIPVREDHRDAFISKTGEGLANIKEKAIIGTSSLRRGAQILSYRPDLEIKWIRGNIDTRLGKLESEDYDAIVLAAAGLKRMGWSDDVVSEYMNEEVCVPAIGQGALAIECREDDQELMDLLHKLDDYKTSITVTAERAFLHKMEGGCQVPIAGYATLEGEEVVLTALVASPDGKQMYKERVVGNNPTEVGHEAARILSSQGAKKLIDKVKEELGES from the coding sequence ATGCGGAAAATTGTTGTTGGTTCAAGAAAAAGTAAATTAGCATTAACACAAACAAAATGGGTGATTGAACAGCTGAAAAAGCTTGGTGGAAACTATGACTTTGAAATTAAAGAGATTGTAACACGAGGCGACCAAATTTTAGATGTAACATTATCTAAAGTAGGAGGAAAAGGTCTTTTTGTGAAAGAAATTGAGCAATCAATGTTAAATAAAGAAATTGATTTTGCTGTTCATAGCATGAAAGACATGCCAGCTGTTCTTCCAGATGGACTTACAATTGGCTGCATTCCGGTTCGTGAAGACCATCGTGATGCATTCATTTCAAAAACTGGCGAAGGACTAGCAAATATTAAAGAAAAAGCTATTATCGGTACAAGTAGCTTAAGACGCGGAGCCCAAATTTTATCCTATCGTCCAGATCTTGAAATTAAATGGATTCGCGGAAATATTGATACGCGGTTAGGAAAGCTAGAAAGTGAAGACTATGATGCAATTGTGCTTGCTGCAGCGGGGTTAAAGCGTATGGGCTGGTCTGATGATGTTGTAAGCGAATATATGAATGAGGAAGTTTGTGTTCCTGCAATTGGTCAAGGTGCTTTAGCGATTGAATGTCGTGAAGATGATCAAGAACTAATGGATCTCCTTCACAAGTTAGATGATTATAAAACAAGTATAACTGTTACAGCGGAGCGTGCTTTTCTTCATAAGATGGAAGGCGGCTGTCAAGTTCCGATTGCAGGTTACGCTACACTTGAAGGCGAAGAAGTTGTATTAACAGCTCTTGTTGCTTCACCAGACGGAAAACAAATGTATAAAGAGCGTGTTGTCGGTAATAATCCAACAGAGGTAGGACATGAAGCTGCTCGCATTTTATCAAGTCAAGGTGCAAAAAAGTTAATTGATAAAGTCAAAGAGGAGCTTGGTGAGTCGTGA